One genomic region from Streptomyces sp. NBC_00457 encodes:
- a CDS encoding DUF2277 domain-containing protein, whose protein sequence is MCRSIKTLRPPVLAEEATEEEIRAAALQYVRKVSGFRAPAAHNQEVFDRAVDAITEATAELLEGLEIRGVGARRAG, encoded by the coding sequence TTCGTCCGCCGGTGTTGGCCGAGGAAGCGACCGAGGAAGAGATCCGGGCCGCTGCCTTGCAGTACGTGCGGAAGGTGTCCGGCTTCCGGGCCCCGGCCGCGCACAACCAGGAGGTGTTCGACCGAGCCGTGGACGCGATCACAGAGGCAACGGCCGAGTTGCTGGAGGGGTTGGAGATCCGGGGGGTGGGGGCGCGACGGGCAGGGTAG
- a CDS encoding DedA family protein, with amino-acid sequence MFESVGSLTASPWIYAVVALSILLDVFVPVLPSGVLVITAATAAAAGSATGGVPQQVPDILVLTLCATTASVLGDLVAYRLAWAGGPRLDRAIARSRRLSTAQERLGAALARGGGALVVLARFAPAGRSVVSFSAGAAHRRARDFLPWSALAGLSWATYSVALGYFGAHWLGATWVATAVSVGALFGAGAGAGYLMRRRPA; translated from the coding sequence GTGTTCGAGAGTGTGGGGTCGCTGACGGCCAGCCCATGGATTTATGCCGTGGTGGCCCTGTCCATCCTCCTGGACGTCTTCGTCCCGGTTCTGCCGAGCGGGGTCCTGGTCATCACGGCGGCGACGGCGGCCGCGGCGGGTTCGGCGACGGGCGGCGTACCGCAGCAGGTCCCCGACATCCTGGTCCTGACGCTGTGCGCCACGACGGCTTCCGTGCTGGGCGATCTGGTCGCCTACCGTCTCGCCTGGGCGGGCGGCCCCCGCCTGGACCGCGCGATCGCCCGCTCCCGGCGCCTGAGCACCGCGCAGGAACGTCTCGGCGCGGCCCTCGCCCGGGGTGGCGGAGCCCTGGTCGTCCTGGCCCGGTTCGCCCCCGCCGGCCGCTCGGTCGTGTCCTTCTCCGCGGGCGCGGCACACCGTCGCGCCCGCGACTTCCTCCCCTGGTCCGCGCTGGCCGGTCTCTCTTGGGCTACGTACAGCGTTGCCCTGGGCTACTTCGGCGCGCACTGGCTGGGGGCGACGTGGGTGGCGACGGCTGTGTCGGTGGGGGCGCTGTTCGGGGCGGGGGCGGGGGCGGGGTATCTCATGCGGCGGCGCCCTGCGTAA